TCAACTTAAATCGTGTACAATGAAAATTATTCTTAATAAACTACCCTACAGAAGTTCAAACATGCGCTGCATTATACCATTGATACTATTATTCGTTTCCTGCGGATTGGGATTAAACGGCCAAATTCCGTTTATAACAAAATGGAAAACAAACAATCCTGGCATCTCCGATAATTTTACTGTCCGGTTTTCAGTGGAAAGCCAAAGTGTTTACGATTTTGAAATAGCCTGGGGTGATGGTGTCATTGAAAACTATGCAGGGCAGGGCAGCGAGCTGTCTGTGGAGCATACCTATGCCGATACCGGGGTTTATACCATTGAAGTAAGTGGCACCTATCCCCGAAGCAGATTCAATGAGTCAGGAGATAAGTTCAAAATTATTGAAATTGTACATTGGGGCGATATCGAATGGCAAAGTTTCGAAAGCGCATTCAGAGGATGCGAAAACCTTGCTATGGTAGCCGATGACGTGCCCGATTTGTCTGGTGTAAACGACCTGAGCTATATGTTCTGGGGTGTGGACAGTATCAATCCTTCTATTTCTAACTGGGATGTTTCTACCATCACAAATATGGAAAACATGTTTACGGCAGCTTCTTCGTTCAACCAACCCATTGGCAATTGGGATGTGTCGAATGTAACAGATATGAGTTGTATGTTCTGCGCCAATCAACTGTTCAATCAACCACTGAACTCTTGGGATGTTTCAAATGTGGTCGATATGGCCAGTTTGTTTGGCTCTGCATGGTCATTTAACCAACCGCTGGATCAGTGGGATGTTTCCAGCGTAACCGACATGAGCGGAATGTTTCAGGGAACTCAGTCTTTTAATCAACCCATTGGAAATTGGAATGTTTCGAATGTGGAGAGCATGAGCCAAATGTTTATGAATGCTTCGGCGTTTAACCAACCGCTGGATGATTGGAATATTTCGAACGTAACAACCATTAACAATATGTTTTGGAACGCTACGGCATTCAATCAACCGCTGAATTCATGGGATGTGTCCAGTGTAGATGATAACGGTTTTGTCAACATGTTTCGGAATGACGTTTCGTTTAACCAGCCACTTGATCAATGGGATGTCTCAGGCATCAATACGATGAGGAATATGTTTTCTGGCGCGGTGGCGTTTGATCAGTCACTTGAAACCTGGGACGTTTCATCTGTTACCGATTTTGAGGGAATGCTCGATAACTGTGGAATGAACCCCTGCTACTACAACAGTACATTAGAAGGTTGGTATAATGCGGCTCCACAAACCAACATGAACCTGGGGGCTGTGGGGATGGAATATACTGAAGAAGGTGAGGCATTCCGCCAGGCATTGATCAATGATTTTTCTTGGTCAATAACTGGTGATGCCCAGACCGTTTTACCGGCTTTTGAAGTAAATTATGTGTTGAATGGAACCGAAATCGCTATTGTGGCCAATGGTGGTTCCGGAACTTATACTTTTTTGTGGACAGGCCCCGGTGGCTTTTCTTCGGAAGACACTGTGATCACGGCGACAGAAAATGGATTGTACACCGTTGTGGTAAGTGATGGTTGTGAGCTCTTGGAGGAAACCATAGACGTGCTGACTGTTGGCATTGAACCTGTTGAGGGTTCATCGGTAGCTGTGTTTCCCAATCCTGTCAGCCGGATTCTCAATATCAATCTCAGCCATTTTACCGCCAACGCCGGAGTACAGATTCACAACCTTTCCGGTCAATTGCTACGGGAGGTTCAATTGCAAAGTTCAGAAAATAAGGTTGATGTGAGTTGGCTACATCCCGGGGTTTATCACTGTATTATCAGAAATATGGACGGTGAAAGAATTGAACAGTTTCGTTTTGTGAAAATCAACTGATTAAAACGATCTCAAATTTAGTATCCGAACTTTTTATTGTCAATAGTTTCGCACATAGATTCTGCCACAAAAATTTGTATCATTTCAAAACAAATTCCATCTCAACACATACCGGAAAGTGATCGGAAATCCCCCGTTCCTACGCGAAAACCAATTCGACGCAGTCAATCCTTTCGCGTGGGCGTACACTTGATAAGGAGTTGATCCTGTTCATTTCTTGTCTCCATTTCACCCCACTAAAATAACATTTTCAAGCAAACCCTGCTCACCGGCATAATCCAGTGCGCTACTGTACAGGTAATGATGTGGCTCGGCAACAAAACCTGCTTCAACCGGATTTTGATGGATATAATTGACTTTTTCATCTATCACTGCATTGCTCCACAATTCTATCGGCTTATTGTCATGCCTCCAAAACTGATAGTGTTTTACATTTGAAGATTTTTCTGCAGCCTCTTTGAAATGTTCTAACATCCATTCTTTTCTGCTTTCTTGTGGATGGACTTTTATTGCTTCAACGATCTTTCCGCTGGTGAATCGTTTCATATCGCCGAGTACATTGTCTGGTTTTTGGTTTTCTGTAGTTCTGAATACCAAATGAACGTGATTGGTCATAATGCACCAAGAGAAAATCTCCATCCCCTTTTCGTTTTGACAAAACCGTAAGCTATCAAGTACGATATCGCGGTAGTCGCGTCGGCTAAAGACATCAATCCAATCTATTACCGCGAAGCTTACAAAATAAACTCCTTTCGGGTTGTGGAATTTATGACTTCTGGACATGAGATTGATGTTGCGGGTTTATGGTTTAAAGTTAAGCAATCCGTTATATATCAGCATTCCCACGCGAAAGGATTGACTGCGTCGAATTTCATTTCGCGCGGGAGCGGGGGTTTTGAACACACAGGGCTTAAAGTCATAGCAATAGTTTCAGAGCACAATTTACAAATCTTCGTTTTATCTACTGCCGCTTCTTTCGTTTTGAGGAATTCTTCTCCATCTGCCTAAAGAGCGGCTCCAGGGCCATGTGCATCAGGGTATCGAG
The Cryomorphaceae bacterium genome window above contains:
- a CDS encoding BspA family leucine-rich repeat surface protein, with product MKIILNKLPYRSSNMRCIIPLILLFVSCGLGLNGQIPFITKWKTNNPGISDNFTVRFSVESQSVYDFEIAWGDGVIENYAGQGSELSVEHTYADTGVYTIEVSGTYPRSRFNESGDKFKIIEIVHWGDIEWQSFESAFRGCENLAMVADDVPDLSGVNDLSYMFWGVDSINPSISNWDVSTITNMENMFTAASSFNQPIGNWDVSNVTDMSCMFCANQLFNQPLNSWDVSNVVDMASLFGSAWSFNQPLDQWDVSSVTDMSGMFQGTQSFNQPIGNWNVSNVESMSQMFMNASAFNQPLDDWNISNVTTINNMFWNATAFNQPLNSWDVSSVDDNGFVNMFRNDVSFNQPLDQWDVSGINTMRNMFSGAVAFDQSLETWDVSSVTDFEGMLDNCGMNPCYYNSTLEGWYNAAPQTNMNLGAVGMEYTEEGEAFRQALINDFSWSITGDAQTVLPAFEVNYVLNGTEIAIVANGGSGTYTFLWTGPGGFSSEDTVITATENGLYTVVVSDGCELLEETIDVLTVGIEPVEGSSVAVFPNPVSRILNINLSHFTANAGVQIHNLSGQLLREVQLQSSENKVDVSWLHPGVYHCIIRNMDGERIEQFRFVKIN
- a CDS encoding transposase, which produces MSRSHKFHNPKGVYFVSFAVIDWIDVFSRRDYRDIVLDSLRFCQNEKGMEIFSWCIMTNHVHLVFRTTENQKPDNVLGDMKRFTSGKIVEAIKVHPQESRKEWMLEHFKEAAEKSSNVKHYQFWRHDNKPIELWSNAVIDEKVNYIHQNPVEAGFVAEPHHYLYSSALDYAGEQGLLENVILVG